In Shewanella sp. GD04112, the sequence CCCGAGAGGGCTCATATATTCGTTTGGACATACTTGGAATGTTGGTTGTGACCAGCGCGCAACAATTAACTTATTGTTACAGAAAGAAGTGTCTACAGTTGAGCAGTAGTCATCCTTCGGTAAATTACCACTTGGTGCTGTAAAACCTGCATCGGCGAACATTGGGTTCTCTGGACGGATACCACCATCAATGACTGCAACTCGAATACCTTTACCCGCATTCTCCATACCAGAAACAGCATTCCACATTGCTTGAGTATTAATGACTTGGTGAGATGCATCCATACTAATTTCGTACATGCTTTCTGGATAAACAGATTTCACGCCAGGCATTTTCGCCAAAATGTCAGCGGTTAGACCCTGACCAACAACAGTTACACCGTTGAATAAGGTCTGAAATTGACGCTCTACCTTAGCATTAGGAATTGTCTTAGCTAAAGCCGTTGCAAAATTGTCCTGTTCTTTCGCTAAATAATTTGAATAACTTTTCACCTCAGACGACTGAATGTTCAGCCTTTGTCCCTTCTGAGTTGTGGCTGTCGCAGCGTAAGAGCCTATGCCGCCCTTATATTTGGCAAGAGCTGGTGATTCCATTTCAACGATGAATCGCTGCGGAGCAGTTAAATTAGTTCCAGTTAGTTTAGGTTTGCTAAATTGATCATGAGAGGTGATTTCTGGCGAGTAAGTTTCAAAAGTGAACCCACTGTTAGCAACTGCTGCACTTGATAATAGTGCCGCCGAGATAGCGATAGATAGTTTTGTCTTCACAACTTCATTCCTTGTCAATTAATGCTTTTGGTACTGGTAACAGCACCGTGTAGCTGAATTGTTATTGTTATGCTGCGCATTTTATTGCTAGCAATGAAGTTGTAACACAAAAATGTTGTTCGGTTAACACTTTTGGTGGAAAAAAGACTTAAGTCATAATTTTGCGATATAGCATTCTGTTTGAAGGCTTTTTTGTGAGAGCCGTAACTAAGGTTTCACCGCTCTTGTGATAGGGTTTTGCAGGCTGATAAGGGTTTCAGTCGATTGAATTTCGTCGATGGATTGGATGCGGTTAATCAACACGTGTTGCAGGCCATCGATGGATTGGCACATTACTTTGACAAAAATGCTGTAGTTGCCTGTGGTGTAGTAGGCTTCTACCACTTCTTCTAAGGCGTTTAGCTTGGCGATGGCGGCGGGGTAGTCGCCGGCACTTTTGAGATTAATTCCGATAAAACAGCAGACATCGTACCCGAGAGCCTTGGGATTGATGGTGATCTGGGCACCCGTGATAATCCCCGCTTGTTTCATTTTCTCGACACGCACATGGATAGTACCCGCACTCACGCCGAAACGTTTGGCAAGCTCGGCAAACGGGGTGCGTGCATCTTGCATTAAGGCTTCGAGGATATGGTTATCAAGCTGATCGCGCTGAAATGCGGTTTCCATAAATAAACTCTCTATAACATAATGAATTGTCATAAAGTTACGTTCTTTTATGGTGAATGGCTACTGCTTTTAGGTGTTTTTATTGTTTTTAGTGATCATTGCTCACCTTCTGGCTCACAAAAGGGAGCATCGGCACTGAACGTCATGCTCTCTCCCGTGTAAGGGTGTTTAATGGTGAGCTCTGCGGCGTGCAGTAATAATCGCGGTGCTAAGGATTTTGCCAGCGGATCGGCATAAAAGCCGTCGCCGAGGATCGGATGCCCAAGCGCCATCATATGTACCCTGAGTTGGTGTGAGCGCCCTGTAATCGGCTTTAGCTTTACCAAAGTCGAGCGTTTGGCGCGGCTTAACACTTCAAAGTGGGTTAAAGAGGGTTTACCTATTTCGTGGTCAACCTTCTGTTTTGGGCGATTGGGCCAGTCGCAGATCAGCGGATAATCCACGCTACCCGTCGCATTTTTAACGTGTCCAGCGACTCTGGCAAGATAAGTTTTGCTGGTTTCTCTATCGTGAAATTGGCGTTTTAGCTCGCGCTCGGCGCTACGAATGAGCGCAACCACCATGACACCCGAGGTCGCCATGTCGAGGCGATGGACGATTTGGCAATGGGGATGCTCGGCTTTGACTCGGGCATACACACTGTCGTAATGGGCGGGATCGCGACCAGGCACGGACAATAATCCCGAAGGCTTGTTGACCACGATAATATCTTTATCTTGGTAAAGCACATCGAGCCAGGGAGTTGTCGGTGGTTGGTAAATAAAATCAGTCATAATCGCGCCTATTAAACAATGCGCGGCAAAGATACTCTGCTCGGCTCTAGGGCGCAAGTTTGTTGTCTCTCCTCTTTATCTCGCCTCGCGTTAATCCTGCGAAAAATGATTTGCAGATAGAGCTGGATTTGAGTTTTTGTTATACTCGTCACCTTTTTCGTGATTGTTCATTTTGAGCCTGTGAAGTATGAGCCAGCCAGAGATTTACACACCTGAGACACTTTCTCACGTTAATAACCGCTTAGAGTTATTGGCGCCTGCAAAAAATGCCGATTATGGTATTGAAGCCATTCGCCATGGTGCCGACGCGGTTTATATCGGTGGTCCCGCATTCGGAGCGCGTGCGACCGCGGGTAACAGTGTGGAAGATATTGCCCGTCTGTGTTCTTTTGCTCATAAGTATCATGCGCAAGTGTTTGTGGCCATTAACACTATTCTGATGGACGATGAGCTCCAAACCGCTGAAAAGCTGATTTGGGATGTGTATAACGCGGGCGCCGATGCACTGATTGTGCAGGACATGGGCGTATTGCAGCTTAACCTGCCGCCGATTGCGCTGCATGCCAGTACGCAAATGGACAATCGTAATCCCGAGAAAGTCGCCTTCTTAGAGCAAGTAGGTTTTTCACAAGTGGTATTGGCACGCGAGTTAGGTTTAAGCCAAATCCGTGAGGTTGCCGCTCACACCAATATGCAGATTGAGTTCTTTATCCACGGCGCCCTGTGTGTGGCCTACAGTGGATTATGTAACTTAAGTCATGCCTTCAGTAACCGCAGTGCAAACCGCGGTGAATGTTCGCAAATGTGTCGTCTACCGGGCAATCTAAAGACCCGCCAAGGGGATGTGTTGGCGCAAAACGAGCATTTACTCTCATTAAAAGACAATAACCAAACCGATAACCTCGAAGCCTTGATTGATGCCGGTGTACGCTCCTTTAAAATTGAGGGGCGTTTAAAAGACTTAAGTTACGTTAAAAACGTGACTGCCCATTATCGTCAAAAGCTCGATGCCATTATGGCGCGTCGCCCTGAGTTCGTGGCGTCATCCCACGGCCGTACTGAACATACTTTTACTCCGGATCCCGAAAAAACCTTTAACCGTGGCAGCACAGATTACTTTGTGAATGAGCGTAGCCAAGGGATTAAAGACTTCCGCTCGC encodes:
- the rluA gene encoding bifunctional tRNA pseudouridine(32) synthase/23S rRNA pseudouridine(746) synthase RluA, with the protein product MTDFIYQPPTTPWLDVLYQDKDIIVVNKPSGLLSVPGRDPAHYDSVYARVKAEHPHCQIVHRLDMATSGVMVVALIRSAERELKRQFHDRETSKTYLARVAGHVKNATGSVDYPLICDWPNRPKQKVDHEIGKPSLTHFEVLSRAKRSTLVKLKPITGRSHQLRVHMMALGHPILGDGFYADPLAKSLAPRLLLHAAELTIKHPYTGESMTFSADAPFCEPEGEQ
- the asnC gene encoding transcriptional regulator AsnC, which gives rise to METAFQRDQLDNHILEALMQDARTPFAELAKRFGVSAGTIHVRVEKMKQAGIITGAQITINPKALGYDVCCFIGINLKSAGDYPAAIAKLNALEEVVEAYYTTGNYSIFVKVMCQSIDGLQHVLINRIQSIDEIQSTETLISLQNPITRAVKP
- a CDS encoding U32 family peptidase, whose translation is MSQPEIYTPETLSHVNNRLELLAPAKNADYGIEAIRHGADAVYIGGPAFGARATAGNSVEDIARLCSFAHKYHAQVFVAINTILMDDELQTAEKLIWDVYNAGADALIVQDMGVLQLNLPPIALHASTQMDNRNPEKVAFLEQVGFSQVVLARELGLSQIREVAAHTNMQIEFFIHGALCVAYSGLCNLSHAFSNRSANRGECSQMCRLPGNLKTRQGDVLAQNEHLLSLKDNNQTDNLEALIDAGVRSFKIEGRLKDLSYVKNVTAHYRQKLDAIMARRPEFVASSHGRTEHTFTPDPEKTFNRGSTDYFVNERSQGIKDFRSPKYIGQDVGKVVAIGKDFIQVSSTHEFNNGDGLAYFPPNYAMAKQSDDKLQGLRVNRAEGHKLHVLQVPRDLRVGMTLYRNHNQAFETLLSKESAKRIIGVDMRLTDTATGVALTMTDVYGLSATVELAVEKTPATDAEKTLQTIRTQLSKLGSTDFTARQISIETAQPWFLPASTLNGLRRDAVAALELARVEGYQRPKPWKYNQDAVYPFKHLSYLGNVANEKAKDFYQRHGVIEIQDTYEKNGVTEDVPLMITKHCLRFNFNLCPKEVPGIKADPMVLEIGNDVLKLVFDCPKCEMMVVGENRQVRGQKAV